From Solanum lycopersicum chromosome 8, SLM_r2.1, the proteins below share one genomic window:
- the THT7-1 gene encoding N-hydroxycinnamoyl-CoA:tyramine N-hydroxycinnamoyl transferase THT7-1 — translation MAPTSQQPTPSPSLSDSLTTDASSDVTITGKIYTRVRLATKSDLSHIYKLFYQIHEYHNFTHLYKATESSLEGLLFKENPLPLFYGPSVLLLEVSPTPFNEPTNQAFKPVLTTFDLKFPVVEGQVEEFRSKHDDKSDAYIAGYAFFYANYSCFNDKPGFYFESLYFRESYRKLGMGKLLFGTVSSIAANNGFVSVDGIIAVWNKKSYDFYINMGVEIFDEFRYGKLHGENLQKYAHNKGKTEEETC, via the coding sequence ATGGCTCCTACTTCTCAACAACCAACTCCATCTCCATCTCTATCTGACTCACTAACCACCGATGCATCATCGGACGTTACCATCACTGGAAAGATATACACACGAGTTCGTCTCGCAACAAAATCTGATCTATCTCATATATACAAATTGTTTTACCAAATCCATGAATACCATAACTTCACTCATTTATACAAAGCTACTGAGTCCTCCTTAGAGGGCTtgctttttaaagaaaatcctCTTCCACTTTTCTATGGGCCATCCGTACTTCTACTTGAAGTCTCTCCAACCCCTTTTAACGAACCCACTAACCAAGCGTTCAAGCCCGTCCTTACAACGTTTGATCTTAAATTCCCCGTGGTGGAAGGACAAGTTGAGGAATTCCGATCCAAACATGATGATAAGAGTGATGCTTACATTGCAGGATATGCTTTCTTTTACGCGAATTATTCATGTTTCAATGACAAGCCaggattttattttgaaagtcTTTACTTCAGGGAGAGTTATAGAAAGTTGGGAATGGGGAAATTGTTGTTTGGAACAGTTTCGTCCATTGCTGCGAACAATGGGTTCGTATCGGTCGATGGAATAATCGCAGTTTGGAATAAGAAGTCATAtgatttttacataaatatggGAGTTGAAATTTTTGACGAGTTTAGGTATGGAAAGTTGCACGGTGAAAATCTTCAAAAGTATGCACATAATAAGGGGAAAACTGAGGAAGAGAcctgttaa